A single window of Pseudomonadota bacterium DNA harbors:
- the bioF gene encoding 8-amino-7-oxononanoate synthase translates to MNAADRLDALIAPVIQARRTEGLYRQPRPLARLGDTRVRLGGRECTVFCSNDYLGLSGHPEVVRAWCETAEHEGVGSGASHLVSGHSVIHAQLEEALAEFVGRPRALLFSTGYMANMGLLNALVGPGDVAFEDQLNHASLLDGGWLSRGQMRRYPHRDVAALETALSERQEGRAFIVTDAVFSMDGDLAPLSELVALANRTESHLVVDDAHGLGVLGPGGGGTPPALGLSHADVPVYVGTLGKAIGTFGAFVAGSETLIDYLIQRARTYIYTTALPPALAAGTMAALQLARREDWRRDKLSVLIARFRAGAEQLGLPCMPSMTPIQPLLLGDARAALQMGQALLDDGFLVTPIRPPTVPAGTARLRITLSAAHEESDVDRLLDALARHAHLLVAQEAAQ, encoded by the coding sequence GTGAACGCGGCTGATCGGCTCGACGCGCTGATCGCACCGGTCATCCAGGCTCGCCGAACCGAAGGGCTGTATCGTCAGCCCCGTCCCCTGGCGCGCCTGGGTGATACGCGCGTCCGCCTGGGAGGGCGCGAATGCACGGTGTTTTGCAGTAATGACTATCTCGGGCTTTCGGGGCATCCCGAAGTGGTTCGGGCGTGGTGCGAAACTGCCGAACACGAGGGTGTGGGCAGCGGCGCATCCCACCTGGTAAGCGGCCACAGTGTCATCCATGCGCAGTTGGAAGAGGCGTTGGCGGAGTTCGTCGGCCGGCCTCGTGCACTGCTCTTCTCGACCGGGTACATGGCCAACATGGGGCTGTTGAACGCCTTGGTGGGCCCAGGCGATGTGGCTTTTGAGGACCAATTAAATCACGCCTCGCTGCTGGATGGCGGTTGGCTCTCACGGGGGCAAATGCGGCGCTATCCCCATCGCGATGTGGCGGCACTGGAGACCGCTTTGAGTGAGCGGCAGGAAGGTCGGGCATTTATTGTCACCGACGCGGTCTTTAGTATGGATGGGGATTTGGCGCCGCTGTCCGAGTTGGTTGCTCTGGCCAATCGCACCGAAAGTCATCTCGTGGTGGACGATGCCCATGGTTTGGGTGTGTTGGGTCCGGGCGGCGGGGGTACGCCCCCGGCGCTGGGTTTGTCCCACGCCGACGTTCCGGTTTATGTCGGCACCTTGGGAAAAGCCATCGGTACCTTTGGCGCTTTCGTGGCTGGCAGCGAGACGCTGATCGACTATCTCATTCAGCGTGCACGAACCTACATTTACACGACTGCTCTGCCGCCGGCGTTGGCCGCAGGCACGATGGCGGCGCTGCAGTTGGCGCGTCGGGAGGACTGGCGTCGTGACAAGCTTTCGGTGTTGATTGCCCGCTTTCGGGCCGGCGCGGAACAATTGGGTTTGCCCTGTATGCCTTCAATGACGCCCATTCAGCCGCTACTGCTCGGCGATGCCAGGGCTGCTCTGCAGATGGGGCAGGCGCTGCTGGATGACGGGTTCCTGGTGACGCCGATTCGCCCACCGACGGTGCCTGCCGGTACCGCGCGTTTGAGAATCACCCTGTCCGCCGCTCATGAAGAATCCGACGTGGATCGCTTGCTGGATGCGTTGGCGCGCCATGCCCACCTGTTGGTCGCTCAAGAGGCGGCTCAATGA
- a CDS encoding methyltransferase domain-containing protein, which translates to MSESAPSQAFHWLDRRLARRRFDRVAAGYSAADVLTAEIRVRLLERLDVIRLSPKRILDLGCGDGGATGDLSHRYSGGSVLMMDSSVPMLRQRPSGRWRWRGPARMAGDALAIPLRDATIDLVFCNLLLPWVDDPVRVFREAWRVLRPGGLLLFSTLGPDSLIELRHAFSQVDRFEHVHPFIDMHHLGDALVQAGFADPVMDMEIITLTYRSVDDLLSDLTGSGARNAHRGRTPHLTTPRQLRRMADEYEQFRQDEVLPATFEVVYGHAWMPEQITARRRTAGDISFPISRLRRSGG; encoded by the coding sequence ATGAGTGAGTCGGCACCTTCGCAGGCCTTCCATTGGCTCGATCGCCGGCTGGCTCGTCGTCGATTCGACCGCGTGGCTGCGGGGTACTCGGCGGCGGATGTGTTGACGGCCGAAATTCGCGTGCGTCTGCTCGAGCGTCTGGATGTGATTCGCCTGAGTCCTAAGCGGATACTGGATCTGGGCTGCGGCGACGGCGGGGCCACCGGCGATCTCTCCCACCGCTACTCGGGCGGGTCTGTGCTCATGATGGACAGCAGTGTGCCCATGCTCCGTCAACGCCCTTCCGGGCGATGGCGATGGCGGGGACCTGCCCGCATGGCGGGTGACGCGCTCGCAATTCCGTTGCGGGACGCCACGATCGACTTGGTGTTCTGCAATTTGTTGCTGCCGTGGGTGGACGATCCGGTGCGGGTGTTTCGGGAGGCTTGGCGTGTGCTTCGTCCGGGAGGGCTCTTGCTTTTCAGCACGCTCGGCCCGGATTCTCTGATCGAGCTTCGACACGCCTTTAGTCAAGTCGATCGTTTCGAGCATGTTCACCCGTTCATCGACATGCATCACTTGGGCGATGCTCTGGTCCAGGCGGGATTCGCCGACCCGGTCATGGATATGGAAATCATCACCCTGACGTATCGGTCCGTGGATGACCTGTTGTCCGATCTCACCGGCAGCGGCGCCCGAAATGCCCATCGCGGCCGCACGCCACATCTGACGACGCCTCGCCAACTTCGGCGCATGGCGGATGAGTACGAGCAGTTCCGTCAGGACGAAGTGTTGCCGGCGACGTTCGAGGTGGTCTATGGGCACGCTTGGATGCCGGAGCAGATCACCGCCCGCCGGCGCACGGCGGGCGACATCTCATTCCCCATTTCACGGCTGAGGCGATCCGGTGGCTGA
- the bioD gene encoding dethiobiotin synthase, with amino-acid sequence MAEIPGVFVTGTDTGVGKTVASVLLIQALRARGFRCGAMKPVASGCESSTEGLRNDDALAVIQAAGLDVPYDQVNPYAFAPAIAPHLAAAEADTPITLDRIVDTYGRFRGRVDWMVVEGAGGWRVPLSESLEMGDLARALGLPVVVVVGMRLGCLNHALLTAESILAAGVPLVGWIANFFEREFERSDENTRALEVRMPVPCIARIPYCPGSRDHLLARTAVDLEALLTNAPSLRRSFSSVAPDESIE; translated from the coding sequence GTGGCTGAAATACCCGGTGTGTTTGTGACCGGTACCGATACCGGCGTGGGAAAGACCGTTGCGTCGGTCTTGCTGATCCAAGCTCTTCGGGCGCGCGGCTTCCGGTGCGGTGCGATGAAACCGGTTGCGAGTGGCTGTGAGTCCTCAACCGAGGGGCTGCGGAACGACGATGCCCTGGCCGTGATCCAGGCTGCGGGCCTAGATGTGCCCTATGACCAAGTAAACCCTTATGCCTTTGCGCCCGCCATTGCACCGCATCTGGCGGCTGCCGAGGCAGATACGCCGATTACGTTGGATCGCATTGTCGATACTTACGGGCGTTTTCGGGGTCGAGTCGACTGGATGGTCGTCGAGGGTGCCGGCGGCTGGCGGGTTCCGTTGTCCGAATCGCTGGAGATGGGCGATCTGGCGCGAGCCCTCGGGCTGCCGGTGGTGGTGGTCGTGGGCATGCGTTTGGGTTGTTTGAACCACGCGTTGCTGACGGCGGAGAGTATTTTGGCGGCCGGCGTACCGCTGGTCGGCTGGATCGCCAACTTCTTTGAGCGCGAATTCGAGCGCTCCGATGAGAACACCCGGGCGCTGGAGGTGCGAATGCCGGTGCCTTGTATTGCCCGGATACCGTACTGCCCCGGCTCGCGCGATCATCTATTGGCGCGAACGGCTGTCGATTTGGAGGCGTTGTTGACCAACGCGCCTTCGTTGCGGCGTTCATTTTCTTCGGTTGCGCCGGACGAGTCGATCGAGTAG
- a CDS encoding DUF2244 domain-containing protein, with the protein MRPQESTDDGILYRCVTMPNGSLTPVGAGLFLAALAIPLICISVVAWQAGAWLILPFSGIEFVAVAWALGYGIRQSRYREVVSVTDQWVRVESGILRPENTLDFDRFWTSVSLEPRSASSCGLRLLLRNRGRSIEVGRFLTDDERKALAVRIQRAIGPMGQ; encoded by the coding sequence GTGCGACCGCAAGAATCCACCGATGACGGTATCCTTTACCGTTGCGTCACGATGCCGAACGGCTCATTAACGCCAGTCGGTGCGGGCCTTTTCCTCGCCGCACTTGCCATACCACTCATCTGCATCTCAGTTGTGGCGTGGCAGGCAGGCGCGTGGTTGATTCTGCCGTTTTCCGGGATCGAGTTCGTGGCAGTCGCGTGGGCTCTGGGCTATGGCATTCGGCAGAGTCGCTATCGGGAGGTGGTTTCGGTCACCGATCAATGGGTACGGGTCGAATCCGGCATTTTGCGGCCCGAGAACACATTGGACTTCGACCGGTTCTGGACGTCCGTCAGTTTAGAGCCACGAAGTGCGTCGTCTTGCGGTCTTCGGTTGTTACTTCGGAATCGCGGACGAAGTATCGAAGTTGGACGTTTCCTGACGGATGATGAACGAAAAGCCCTGGCGGTGCGAATTCAACGCGCGATTGGCCCGATGGGCCAGTAG
- the ctaD gene encoding cytochrome c oxidase subunit I codes for MTVSGHSEAHAHHDHGPDPKFFRRWLTTTNHKDLGALYMWLSLVMFLIGGAMALVIRAELFQPGMQFVAPEFFNQMTTLHALIMVFGAVMPAFVGLANWMLPVMLGAPDMALPRINNWGFWILPFAFSLLIITLFMPGGGPASGWTLYPPLSLQTGMAFPFMIFAIHLLGVSSIMGAINVVATILNLRAPGMTLMKMPMFAWAWLITAYLLIAVMPVLAGGVTMLLTDKYFGTSFFNAAGGGDPVLFQHIFWFFGHPEVYILILPSFGVVSQIIPTFSRKPLFGYASMVYAMAAIAFLSFIVWAHHMFTVGLPLAAELFFMFATMLIAVPTGVKVFNWVATMWRGSLTFETPMLFSLAFLFLFTIGGFSGLMLAMAPADFQYHDSYFVVAHFHYVLVPGAIFAIMAGVYFWIPKWTGNMYDERLGKIHFWLSTIGVNLTFFPMHFSGLAGMPRRIPDYALQFTTFNQISSVGAFLFGFSQLFFIYVIIKCIRGGEKATDRVWDGAEGLEWTLPSPAPYHTFETPPVVK; via the coding sequence ATGACAGTGAGTGGACATTCCGAAGCACACGCTCATCACGACCATGGGCCCGATCCAAAGTTCTTCCGCCGTTGGCTGACCACCACGAATCACAAGGACCTCGGTGCCTTGTATATGTGGCTAAGTCTCGTCATGTTCCTCATTGGCGGTGCCATGGCGCTGGTCATCCGGGCTGAATTATTCCAACCTGGCATGCAGTTTGTCGCCCCGGAATTCTTTAACCAGATGACCACACTCCACGCGTTGATCATGGTTTTCGGCGCGGTGATGCCGGCCTTTGTCGGGCTGGCGAACTGGATGCTTCCGGTGATGCTCGGTGCGCCTGATATGGCGTTGCCGCGGATCAACAACTGGGGCTTTTGGATTCTGCCGTTCGCCTTTTCCCTATTAATTATCACCCTGTTTATGCCGGGTGGCGGACCGGCTTCCGGCTGGACGCTGTACCCACCGCTGTCACTGCAAACCGGTATGGCATTCCCGTTCATGATTTTTGCAATTCATCTGCTGGGTGTTTCGTCAATCATGGGCGCCATCAATGTGGTCGCGACCATTCTCAATCTCCGCGCGCCGGGCATGACCCTGATGAAAATGCCCATGTTCGCCTGGGCTTGGTTGATCACTGCCTATCTGTTGATCGCCGTTATGCCGGTACTCGCTGGCGGCGTGACCATGTTGCTGACCGATAAATATTTCGGTACCAGTTTCTTCAATGCCGCAGGGGGCGGTGATCCGGTGCTTTTCCAGCATATTTTCTGGTTCTTTGGGCACCCGGAAGTTTACATCCTGATTCTGCCATCCTTCGGGGTTGTCTCTCAGATTATCCCCACGTTCTCGCGTAAGCCGTTGTTCGGCTACGCATCGATGGTCTATGCAATGGCCGCCATTGCATTTTTGTCCTTCATCGTATGGGCTCACCACATGTTTACGGTTGGCTTGCCGCTTGCAGCCGAGCTGTTTTTCATGTTCGCTACGATGTTGATCGCGGTGCCCACCGGGGTGAAAGTATTCAACTGGGTGGCCACGATGTGGCGTGGGTCATTGACCTTCGAGACGCCGATGTTGTTTTCACTGGCGTTTCTTTTCCTGTTCACCATCGGTGGTTTTTCCGGCTTGATGTTGGCCATGGCCCCAGCGGATTTCCAATATCACGACTCCTATTTTGTCGTCGCCCATTTCCACTACGTTTTGGTGCCGGGCGCCATCTTCGCCATCATGGCGGGCGTGTATTTCTGGATTCCAAAATGGACCGGAAATATGTATGACGAAAGGCTCGGCAAGATTCATTTCTGGCTGTCCACGATTGGGGTCAATCTCACATTCTTCCCCATGCACTTCTCCGGCTTGGCGGGGATGCCACGTCGAATTCCCGACTACGCGCTGCAGTTCACCACGTTCAATCAGATCTCTTCGGTGGGTGCTTTCCTGTTCGGCTTTTCCCAACTGTTCTTTATTTACGTGATTATCAAGTGCATCCGTGGGGGTGAGAAAGCAACCGATCGCGTCTGGGACGGTGCCGAAGGGCTGGAATGGACGCTGCCTTCGCCTGCTCCTTATCACACCTTTGAAACGCCGCCTGTGGTCAAGTAA
- a CDS encoding cytochrome c oxidase assembly protein: MKSKVSHRAVIARTLAAVVAMFAFGFALVPLYDVLCDITGLNGRIDLEVAETVEAADVDYSRLVTVEFVANRNSYLPWEFNSTVSKLEVHPGQMHTVQYYAKNLQDRPMVGRAVPSVAPGTASKYLHKVECFCFTEQAFDASESKYMPVQFYIDPDLPKSVDTVTLAYTFFDATEEAKVSLRD; encoded by the coding sequence GTGAAGTCCAAGGTCAGCCATCGCGCGGTCATTGCCAGAACCCTGGCGGCTGTTGTGGCGATGTTTGCTTTCGGTTTCGCCTTGGTTCCGCTTTACGATGTTCTGTGTGACATCACCGGTTTGAATGGTCGGATCGATCTGGAGGTCGCCGAGACCGTTGAGGCCGCCGACGTTGATTATTCTCGCTTGGTGACGGTCGAGTTTGTCGCGAACCGGAATAGTTACTTGCCTTGGGAATTCAATTCGACCGTCAGCAAGCTCGAGGTACATCCCGGGCAGATGCATACGGTGCAATACTACGCCAAGAACTTGCAGGATCGCCCGATGGTCGGCCGCGCAGTTCCCAGCGTTGCACCGGGCACGGCATCGAAGTATTTGCACAAAGTTGAGTGTTTCTGTTTTACCGAGCAGGCATTCGATGCCAGTGAGTCCAAGTATATGCCGGTTCAGTTCTACATTGATCCGGATTTGCCGAAAAGCGTCGATACCGTCACCTTGGCCTACACGTTTTTCGACGCGACGGAAGAAGCAAAAGTGTCATTGCGCGATTGA
- a CDS encoding cytochrome c oxidase subunit 3 produces the protein MAEASHNKDVYFVPDPSYWPIIGSVGLFLLFFGVSSSLSGIDSGFWFSLVGAAIFVVMLFGWFGAVIRENLADLYNAQVDRTFRWAMGWFIFSEVMFFAAFFGALFYARNFSVAWLSGSGAESLTNLLIWPGYEAAWPTNGPANVGGEFETISAWELPALNTALLLTSSWTLTVAHHAVKDAANRKATLWLAATVALGVAFLFFQVEEYIHAYQHLNLTLGSGIYGSTFFMLTGFHGAHVTLGTLMLFVIMLRTMRGHFRPDRHFAFEAVAWYWHFVDVVWLGLFIFVYIV, from the coding sequence ATGGCGGAAGCGTCTCACAACAAGGACGTCTATTTTGTGCCGGATCCCAGTTACTGGCCGATTATCGGTTCCGTGGGATTGTTTCTGTTGTTTTTCGGAGTGTCCTCCTCCTTGAGCGGCATCGACTCCGGGTTCTGGTTCAGCCTCGTGGGCGCGGCCATTTTTGTCGTGATGCTGTTCGGCTGGTTTGGGGCCGTTATCCGAGAAAATCTGGCGGATCTTTACAACGCACAGGTGGATCGAACCTTCCGGTGGGCCATGGGTTGGTTCATCTTTTCGGAGGTGATGTTCTTCGCCGCTTTCTTCGGCGCCCTGTTCTATGCGCGAAACTTCTCCGTGGCCTGGTTAAGCGGTTCCGGTGCCGAGTCGCTGACCAATTTGCTGATCTGGCCCGGCTACGAGGCGGCTTGGCCGACCAACGGTCCCGCTAATGTGGGTGGTGAGTTCGAAACCATCAGCGCCTGGGAACTGCCAGCCTTGAACACTGCGCTATTACTGACCAGCAGTTGGACGCTGACTGTCGCCCACCATGCTGTCAAGGATGCTGCCAATCGTAAGGCTACCCTGTGGTTGGCCGCGACGGTTGCCCTTGGGGTCGCGTTCCTATTTTTTCAGGTCGAAGAATATATCCATGCCTATCAGCACCTGAATCTGACCCTGGGGTCAGGTATTTATGGGTCGACGTTTTTTATGCTGACGGGTTTTCATGGTGCCCACGTGACGCTAGGCACGCTCATGCTGTTCGTGATCATGTTACGCACGATGCGTGGGCATTTTCGACCGGATCGCCACTTCGCGTTCGAAGCGGTTGCGTGGTATTGGCACTTTGTTGACGTGGTTTGGCTTGGGTTGTTTATTTTCGTTTATATCGTCTGA
- a CDS encoding twin transmembrane helix small protein translates to MLLRIIILAVFAAIVFSLGSGLYYLLKDDGQSGRTLNALKWRIGLSIALFVMIMLGIATGVIEPHGIHLAPPDSSTAKNPR, encoded by the coding sequence ATGCTTTTGCGAATCATCATACTGGCTGTATTCGCGGCTATCGTATTCAGCCTGGGCTCCGGTCTGTACTATCTCCTGAAAGATGATGGGCAGTCCGGCCGCACATTGAACGCACTCAAATGGCGCATCGGCCTGTCCATCGCGCTGTTCGTCATGATCATGCTGGGCATCGCAACCGGTGTCATCGAGCCACACGGCATCCATTTGGCACCGCCCGATTCATCGACAGCGAAAAATCCCCGATAA
- a CDS encoding SURF1 family protein, with the protein MTPIPFLVRVLPYLVALAFCGLFVVLGFWQMGRGHEKADLLAEYARSLDDDSLAVSSIESIEALDQGAFVFRRVEVRGEFDPDRQMLLDNRIVNGRVGFEVLTPLRLETGEYLIVNRGWVPLNGTRAQLPEIDVRAGPQAITGTLRRFPRAGWNFETDASAGNWPRIVQYPDHSDVSELLSAPVAPLVLLLDPDSGPGFVRRWQPEVMPPERHYGYSVQWFALALTVAVVILVLGLRRLRK; encoded by the coding sequence ATGACCCCAATCCCCTTCTTGGTCCGCGTACTTCCATACCTGGTCGCCTTGGCGTTCTGCGGGCTTTTTGTGGTCTTGGGTTTTTGGCAAATGGGGCGCGGTCATGAGAAAGCCGATTTGCTCGCGGAGTATGCCCGTTCGCTGGATGATGATTCTTTGGCGGTGTCGTCTATCGAGAGCATTGAGGCGTTGGATCAGGGGGCGTTCGTGTTTCGTCGCGTCGAAGTACGAGGCGAGTTCGACCCTGATCGGCAGATGCTGTTAGACAATCGTATCGTCAACGGTCGCGTCGGTTTCGAGGTGTTGACGCCACTGCGGCTGGAAACGGGCGAGTATCTGATCGTCAATCGAGGTTGGGTGCCTTTAAACGGAACTCGAGCGCAGCTGCCGGAGATTGACGTTCGCGCCGGTCCTCAGGCAATAACCGGCACACTTCGTCGTTTCCCGCGGGCCGGGTGGAATTTCGAGACAGATGCCAGCGCGGGTAACTGGCCGCGAATTGTTCAATATCCTGACCATTCGGACGTCTCCGAGTTGCTCAGTGCCCCGGTGGCGCCTCTGGTACTGTTGCTCGACCCCGATTCGGGGCCGGGATTTGTCCGTCGCTGGCAACCCGAGGTGATGCCGCCCGAACGGCACTACGGTTATTCGGTCCAATGGTTTGCCTTGGCGCTAACGGTCGCGGTGGTGATCTTGGTACTGGGATTGCGTCGTTTGAGAAAGTGA
- a CDS encoding COX15/CtaA family protein, producing the protein MRQTLFFRLLIFALLLTTGVVVLGAYVRLSDAGLGCPDWPGCYGNMIVPSDPDTVTEANASYPNRAMEADKAWKEMIHRYFAGLLGMLVLALAVIAWRNRSDPRQPTVLPWFLVALIVFQSMLGMLTVTWLLKPLIVMGHLLGGLATLSLLWWLALRTGRLFSPANYPESDRWRFLAVVGLVVVVCQIALGGWTSANYAALACPDFPTCQGRWWPETDYGEAFTLWRGIGVDYEGGVLDNAARVAVHLTHRIGAVVTFLYLGLFGLWLWRKGDQSAVRNVGLALCLVLTLQVALGITTVIGHLPLPVAVAHNAGAALLLLTTVAVNHVLRSGGEPAPWT; encoded by the coding sequence ATGCGTCAGACTTTGTTTTTTCGGTTACTGATCTTCGCCTTGTTGCTCACCACCGGTGTTGTCGTGCTGGGCGCCTATGTCCGTTTGTCCGATGCCGGTTTGGGTTGTCCTGATTGGCCGGGGTGTTATGGAAATATGATTGTCCCGTCGGACCCCGACACCGTGACCGAAGCCAATGCGAGCTATCCCAACCGTGCCATGGAAGCGGACAAGGCCTGGAAGGAGATGATTCATCGTTACTTCGCAGGTCTGCTCGGCATGCTGGTGTTAGCCTTGGCCGTGATCGCATGGAGAAATCGAAGCGATCCGCGGCAACCGACGGTTTTGCCTTGGTTTCTGGTCGCTCTGATTGTCTTTCAGTCGATGTTGGGCATGCTGACGGTCACGTGGTTGCTCAAACCCCTCATCGTGATGGGCCATCTGCTGGGCGGATTGGCGACTTTGTCCCTATTGTGGTGGTTGGCGCTGCGCACCGGGCGGTTATTTTCGCCCGCTAACTATCCCGAGTCCGACCGCTGGCGCTTCTTGGCCGTGGTGGGATTGGTGGTTGTCGTTTGTCAGATCGCTTTGGGCGGCTGGACCAGCGCCAACTACGCGGCGCTCGCCTGCCCGGATTTTCCCACCTGCCAGGGTCGTTGGTGGCCGGAGACCGACTACGGGGAGGCTTTTACCCTCTGGCGCGGCATTGGCGTTGACTATGAGGGCGGTGTGCTGGACAACGCCGCACGGGTGGCGGTACACCTGACACATCGCATCGGTGCGGTGGTGACGTTTCTCTATTTGGGGCTGTTTGGCCTATGGCTCTGGCGTAAGGGCGATCAATCTGCGGTGCGTAATGTGGGTTTGGCGCTTTGCCTTGTGCTGACGTTACAGGTCGCGCTGGGTATTACGACCGTGATTGGCCATCTTCCGTTGCCCGTGGCAGTAGCCCACAATGCGGGGGCGGCTTTGTTGCTTTTGACTACCGTTGCCGTCAATCACGTGCTCAGATCTGGCGGGGAACCGGCGCCATGGACGTAA
- the cyoE gene encoding heme o synthase codes for MDVSADMSFARQVRAFYDLTKPKVVALIVFTAVVGMLLATPGAVPFAVFFYGTLGIALAAASAAAVNQILDRQADARMARTQRRPIPTGTLSVGSSMMFAILLGLASMVILTTQVNALTAVLTFASLIGYAVVYTLYLKRATPQNIVIGGAAGAAPPVLGWTAVTGSLDPNSLLLFLIIFVWTPPHFWALAIHRVGDYEKADIPMLPVTHGVEFTRLQILLYTILLLAVSVMPYVTAMSGLLYLIGALILGSVFLYYALALKFFPRPELPMKTFGYSITYLMGLFALLLVDHYLPLLGFA; via the coding sequence ATGGACGTAAGTGCGGACATGAGTTTCGCTCGCCAAGTGCGGGCGTTTTACGATCTGACAAAACCTAAAGTGGTCGCACTGATCGTTTTTACGGCGGTGGTGGGCATGTTACTGGCGACACCGGGGGCCGTGCCTTTTGCCGTTTTTTTCTACGGCACATTGGGGATCGCGCTGGCCGCCGCTTCCGCCGCCGCGGTCAATCAGATACTCGACCGCCAAGCCGATGCCCGAATGGCGCGCACCCAGCGCCGACCCATTCCCACCGGGACGCTCAGCGTGGGATCCAGCATGATGTTTGCGATTTTGCTGGGGTTGGCGTCCATGGTGATTTTGACCACCCAGGTCAATGCCCTGACGGCCGTTTTAACGTTTGCTTCTTTGATAGGCTACGCGGTGGTTTATACGCTCTACTTGAAGCGTGCGACACCGCAAAATATCGTCATCGGTGGGGCCGCCGGTGCGGCACCTCCAGTTCTGGGGTGGACCGCTGTGACCGGTTCGCTAGACCCGAACTCGCTGTTGTTGTTTCTCATTATTTTCGTCTGGACGCCGCCCCATTTTTGGGCTTTGGCGATCCATCGAGTGGGCGACTACGAAAAAGCCGACATTCCCATGTTGCCGGTTACCCACGGGGTTGAATTTACCCGGCTGCAGATCCTGCTCTACACGATATTGTTGCTGGCGGTGAGCGTGATGCCCTATGTCACGGCGATGAGCGGTCTACTGTATCTCATCGGCGCGCTGATTTTGGGCTCGGTATTTTTGTACTACGCCCTGGCGCTGAAATTTTTCCCGCGCCCGGAGTTGCCGATGAAAACCTTCGGTTATTCCATCACCTATCTGATGGGCCTGTTCGCGCTGTTGTTGGTCGACCACTATTTGCCGTTATTGGGTTTTGCCTGA
- the rpoH gene encoding RNA polymerase sigma factor RpoH: MSDVNALTVTSNQLPSPIGSLEAYIARISQIPVLTGEQEQELATRWRDHHDLNAAEKLVISNLRFVVHIARGYSGYGLPQADLIQEGNVGLMKAVKRFDPTVGVRLVSFAVHWIKAEMHEFILRNWRIVKVATTKAQRKLFFHLRSSKQRLGWFNAEEVEAVAQDLGVPAKTVLEMESRLSGQDVGFDPLSTAEGDDQAASFSPAQYLTDERDDPAMRYEQEDWDAYSQRQLTNAMETLDARSRDILIQRWINQPKATLQELADKYEVSAERIRQLENNAIRKLRKSFGREN, encoded by the coding sequence ATGAGCGATGTAAACGCGCTAACCGTCACTTCAAATCAACTGCCCAGTCCGATTGGAAGCCTGGAAGCGTATATCGCCAGAATCAGCCAAATCCCGGTGCTGACCGGCGAGCAAGAACAGGAACTCGCCACCCGCTGGCGCGACCACCACGACTTGAATGCCGCGGAAAAACTGGTTATTTCGAATTTGCGCTTTGTGGTACATATCGCGCGGGGCTATTCAGGTTACGGGCTGCCCCAGGCCGACCTCATTCAGGAAGGCAACGTGGGATTGATGAAGGCGGTCAAACGGTTCGATCCGACCGTTGGCGTTCGTTTGGTCTCGTTCGCGGTGCACTGGATCAAAGCGGAGATGCATGAATTCATCCTCCGCAACTGGCGCATCGTAAAAGTCGCCACCACCAAAGCCCAACGCAAATTGTTCTTCCACTTGCGCAGTTCCAAACAACGACTGGGATGGTTCAACGCGGAGGAAGTCGAAGCCGTGGCCCAGGACCTCGGCGTTCCGGCGAAAACCGTCCTGGAAATGGAATCGCGTCTGAGCGGACAGGATGTAGGCTTCGATCCGCTATCGACTGCCGAAGGCGACGATCAAGCGGCCAGCTTCTCGCCGGCGCAGTATTTGACCGATGAGCGTGACGATCCGGCCATGCGTTATGAGCAGGAGGATTGGGACGCCTATAGCCAGCGTCAACTCACCAATGCCATGGAAACGCTGGATGCTCGCAGCCGGGATATTTTGATCCAGCGCTGGATCAACCAACCCAAAGCCACGTTGCAGGAGCTGGCCGACAAGTACGAGGTCTCGGCAGAACGCATCCGGCAATTGGAAAACAATGCCATCCGGAAACTGCGCAAGTCTTTCGGGCGGGAGAACTAA